In the Pleuronectes platessa chromosome 8, fPlePla1.1, whole genome shotgun sequence genome, one interval contains:
- the ints10 gene encoding integrator complex subunit 10 isoform X3 — MSAQKDCEFLVRRARELVSDDPCAAKAWLITARTLYPADFNIQYEMYSIERNAERTASAGRLLYDMFINFPDQPTVWREISVITAALRGDSQDKHAQFLRGLFETLPGRVQCEMLLKATEQCFNTLEKAEMLLLLLKRFPESVVQHGVNLGETLLEAEVSENVETPVNCFRKLFVCDVLPLVINNMDMRLPASLMQKYMLKAAEFYIGYVTRGPSPDVQIQGKGSQEAGSLKSPNMSRGSQRYVIDGLSEKSSVVAEPWERLLDILTVVGARCEWQGDKGQRTYVDMLLRVKELCRYLPSLEGETRSRCCSQVVICAALVLFRSAFLYVSSVQPALFQAVNALSSGPWILVEDLSSVYNDLELERGAVKHAHKKRKLADGREKTMSSDDEEGLGKGRGRHIIVTKTEMPSWSETLESFRTARESWDLLHSHDGLETEFKKICASWKTDSWLWFRIFLTDMIIYQGQYRKALSSLHQMAAVLQPQPGQQSPSGQVSLEQHRALIQQASCHYALGEYRLACEKLLDVVGGLSPPNQEPSKTPEDQGRVKAKTRKGNDLRLLPCTSKAVLPFGLQLMLACFKLRAFTDNRDDLSLGHVVVLLQQDWPHGEMLFLKAMDKICQQGGLQYENFFNYVTNIDMLEEFAYLRTPEGGRIQLELLPNQGMLIKHHTVTRGITKGVKEDFRLAMERQVSRCGENLLSVLHRFCINEKIMIIQSLP; from the exons ATGTCAGCGCAAAAAGACTGCGAGTTTCTGGTGAGAAGAGCCCGGGAGCTGGTGTCTGATGATCCGTGCGCGGCCAAAGCCTGGCTCATCACAGCCAGGACCCTGTACCCTGCAGACTTCAACATACAG TATGAAATGTACAGCATTGAACGCAACGCAGAGAGGACCGCCTCTGCAGGGAGACTCCTGTATGACAT GTTCATCAACTTTCCAGATCAACCCACTGTGTGGCGGGAGATCAGTGTCATCACAGCTGCCCTACGCGGTGACTCTCAGGACAAGCATGCACAGTTTCTCCGAG GACTTTTTGAGACACTTCCCGGCCGTGTGCAGTGTGAAATGCTCCTGAAAGCCACCGAGCAGTGTTTCAACACATTGGAGAAGGCAgagatgctgctgcttcttctgaagCGCTTTCCTGAGTCTGTGGTCCAACACGgg GTCAATTTAGGAGAGACGCTGCTGGAGGCGGAGGTGTCTGAGAATGTGGAGACTCCCGTCAACTGCTTCAGAAAACTGTTTG TGTGTGATGTCCTCCCTTTGGTCATTAACAACATGGACATGCGCTTGCCGGCCAGTCTGATGCAGAAATACATgctgaaagcagctgaattcTATATTGGTTATGTTACCCGTGGACCCTCACCTGATGTACAGATACAGGGTAAGG GCTCTCAAGAAGCTGGATCGCTGAAGTCACCCAACATGTCCCGTGGCTCCCAGCGCTACGTGATTGATGGCCTGTCTGAAAAGTCTTCAGTGGTAGCAGAGCCTTGGGAGCGGCTGTTGGATATCCTCACTGTGGTTGGAGCTCGCTGCGAGTGGCAGGGAGACAAGGGACAGAG GACTTATGTGGACATGCTGCTGAGGGTGAAGGAGTTGTGTCGCTACCTTCCTAGTCTGGAAGGAGAGACTCGGTCCCGCTGCTGCAGCCAAGTGGTCATCTGTGCGGCACTCGTCCTCTTCCGCAGCGCCTTTCTCTATGTCTCATCTGTACAGCCTGCACTGTTCCAAG CCGTGAATGCGCTGAGTTCGGGGCCATGGATCCTTGTAGAGGACTTGAGTTCGGTGTATAATGATTTGGAGCTGGAGAGGGGAGCTGTGAAACATGCACACAAGAAACGCAAACTGGCCGATGGGAGAGAGAAGACAATG AGCTCAGATGACGAGGAAGGGTTGGGAAAAGGCCGCGGTCGACACATCATAGTAACCAAGACTGAGATGCCCAGCTGGTCAGAGACTCTGGAGAGCTTCCGCACAGCGAGGGAGAGCTGGGATCTGCTTCACTCCCATGACGGCCTGGAAACTG AGTTCAAGAAGATCTGTGCATCTtggaagacagacagctggTTATGGTTCAGAATATTCCTCACTGACATGATCATCTATCAG gGACAGTACCGTAAGGCCCTCTCTAGCCTGCACCAGATGGCTGCAGTGCTGCAGCCTCAGCCAGGGCAGCAGAGCCCCTCGGGTCAGGTCAGTCTGGAGCAACACAGGGCCCTCATACAGCAGGCCTCCTGCCACTACGCACTGGGAGAGTAcagg TTGGCCTGTGAGAAGCTGCTCGATGTTGTGGGTGGGCTGAGTCCCCCAAACCAAGAACCATCAAAGACCCCAGAAGATCAGGGGAGAGTCAAGGCCAAAACGAGGAAAG GCAATGACCTGCGATTGCTGCCCTGCACCAGCAAAGCTGTGTTACCTTTCGGTCTCCAGCTCATGCTCGCCTGCTTCAAG CTCCGTGCCTTCACAGACAATCGTGACGACCTGTCCCTCGGCCACGTGGTGGTGCTCCTGCAGCAGGACTGGCCACACGGGGAGATGCTGTTTTTAAAGGCGATGGATAAAATCTGTCAGCAAGGCGGTTTGCAGTATGAGAATTTCTTCAACTATGTCACCA ATATTGACATGCTGGAGGAGTTTGCATACCTGCGTACTCCAGAGGGAGGTAGAAttcagctggagctgctgcccAATCAGGGAATGCTGATCAA ACACCACACAGTGACGCGGGGAATCACCAAAGGAGTGAAAGAGGATTTCCGTCTGGCCATGGAGAGGCAGGTGTCGCGTTGTGGGGAGAACCTCCTGAGCGTGCTTCACCGTTTCTGCATCAATGAAAAAATCATGATCATCCAGTCTCTTCCTTGA
- the ints10 gene encoding integrator complex subunit 10 isoform X4: MSAQKDCEFLVRRARELVSDDPCAAKAWLITARTLYPADFNIQYEMYSIERNAERTASAGRLLYDMFINFPDQPTVWREISVITAALRGDSQDKHAQFLRGLFETLPGRVQCEMLLKATEQCFNTLEKAEMLLLLLKRFPESVVQHGVNLGETLLEAEVSENVETPVNCFRKLFVCDVLPLVINNMDMRLPASLMQKYMLKAAEFYIGYVTRGPSPDVQIQGSQEAGSLKSPNMSRGSQRYVIDGLSEKSSVVAEPWERLLDILTVVGARCEWQGDKGQRTYVDMLLRVKELCRYLPSLEGETRSRCCSQVVICAALVLFRSAFLYVSSVQPALFQAVNALSSGPWILVEDLSSVYNDLELERGAVKHAHKKRKLADGREKTMSSDDEEGLGKGRGRHIIVTKTEMPSWSETLESFRTARESWDLLHSHDGLETEFKKICASWKTDSWLWFRIFLTDMIIYQGQYRKALSSLHQMAAVLQPQPGQQSPSGQVSLEQHRALIQQASCHYALGEYRLACEKLLDVVGGLSPPNQEPSKTPEDQGRVKAKTRKGNDLRLLPCTSKAVLPFGLQLMLACFKLRAFTDNRDDLSLGHVVVLLQQDWPHGEMLFLKAMDKICQQGGLQYENFFNYVTNIDMLEEFAYLRTPEGGRIQLELLPNQGMLIKHHTVTRGITKGVKEDFRLAMERQVSRCGENLLSVLHRFCINEKIMIIQSLP; the protein is encoded by the exons ATGTCAGCGCAAAAAGACTGCGAGTTTCTGGTGAGAAGAGCCCGGGAGCTGGTGTCTGATGATCCGTGCGCGGCCAAAGCCTGGCTCATCACAGCCAGGACCCTGTACCCTGCAGACTTCAACATACAG TATGAAATGTACAGCATTGAACGCAACGCAGAGAGGACCGCCTCTGCAGGGAGACTCCTGTATGACAT GTTCATCAACTTTCCAGATCAACCCACTGTGTGGCGGGAGATCAGTGTCATCACAGCTGCCCTACGCGGTGACTCTCAGGACAAGCATGCACAGTTTCTCCGAG GACTTTTTGAGACACTTCCCGGCCGTGTGCAGTGTGAAATGCTCCTGAAAGCCACCGAGCAGTGTTTCAACACATTGGAGAAGGCAgagatgctgctgcttcttctgaagCGCTTTCCTGAGTCTGTGGTCCAACACGgg GTCAATTTAGGAGAGACGCTGCTGGAGGCGGAGGTGTCTGAGAATGTGGAGACTCCCGTCAACTGCTTCAGAAAACTGTTTG TGTGTGATGTCCTCCCTTTGGTCATTAACAACATGGACATGCGCTTGCCGGCCAGTCTGATGCAGAAATACATgctgaaagcagctgaattcTATATTGGTTATGTTACCCGTGGACCCTCACCTGATGTACAGATACAGG GCTCTCAAGAAGCTGGATCGCTGAAGTCACCCAACATGTCCCGTGGCTCCCAGCGCTACGTGATTGATGGCCTGTCTGAAAAGTCTTCAGTGGTAGCAGAGCCTTGGGAGCGGCTGTTGGATATCCTCACTGTGGTTGGAGCTCGCTGCGAGTGGCAGGGAGACAAGGGACAGAG GACTTATGTGGACATGCTGCTGAGGGTGAAGGAGTTGTGTCGCTACCTTCCTAGTCTGGAAGGAGAGACTCGGTCCCGCTGCTGCAGCCAAGTGGTCATCTGTGCGGCACTCGTCCTCTTCCGCAGCGCCTTTCTCTATGTCTCATCTGTACAGCCTGCACTGTTCCAAG CCGTGAATGCGCTGAGTTCGGGGCCATGGATCCTTGTAGAGGACTTGAGTTCGGTGTATAATGATTTGGAGCTGGAGAGGGGAGCTGTGAAACATGCACACAAGAAACGCAAACTGGCCGATGGGAGAGAGAAGACAATG AGCTCAGATGACGAGGAAGGGTTGGGAAAAGGCCGCGGTCGACACATCATAGTAACCAAGACTGAGATGCCCAGCTGGTCAGAGACTCTGGAGAGCTTCCGCACAGCGAGGGAGAGCTGGGATCTGCTTCACTCCCATGACGGCCTGGAAACTG AGTTCAAGAAGATCTGTGCATCTtggaagacagacagctggTTATGGTTCAGAATATTCCTCACTGACATGATCATCTATCAG gGACAGTACCGTAAGGCCCTCTCTAGCCTGCACCAGATGGCTGCAGTGCTGCAGCCTCAGCCAGGGCAGCAGAGCCCCTCGGGTCAGGTCAGTCTGGAGCAACACAGGGCCCTCATACAGCAGGCCTCCTGCCACTACGCACTGGGAGAGTAcagg TTGGCCTGTGAGAAGCTGCTCGATGTTGTGGGTGGGCTGAGTCCCCCAAACCAAGAACCATCAAAGACCCCAGAAGATCAGGGGAGAGTCAAGGCCAAAACGAGGAAAG GCAATGACCTGCGATTGCTGCCCTGCACCAGCAAAGCTGTGTTACCTTTCGGTCTCCAGCTCATGCTCGCCTGCTTCAAG CTCCGTGCCTTCACAGACAATCGTGACGACCTGTCCCTCGGCCACGTGGTGGTGCTCCTGCAGCAGGACTGGCCACACGGGGAGATGCTGTTTTTAAAGGCGATGGATAAAATCTGTCAGCAAGGCGGTTTGCAGTATGAGAATTTCTTCAACTATGTCACCA ATATTGACATGCTGGAGGAGTTTGCATACCTGCGTACTCCAGAGGGAGGTAGAAttcagctggagctgctgcccAATCAGGGAATGCTGATCAA ACACCACACAGTGACGCGGGGAATCACCAAAGGAGTGAAAGAGGATTTCCGTCTGGCCATGGAGAGGCAGGTGTCGCGTTGTGGGGAGAACCTCCTGAGCGTGCTTCACCGTTTCTGCATCAATGAAAAAATCATGATCATCCAGTCTCTTCCTTGA
- the ints10 gene encoding integrator complex subunit 10 isoform X1, with amino-acid sequence MSAQKDCEFLVRRARELVSDDPCAAKAWLITARTLYPADFNIQYEMYSIERNAERTASAGRLLYDMFINFPDQPTVWREISVITAALRGDSQDKHAQFLRGLFETLPGRVQCEMLLKATEQCFNTLEKAEMLLLLLKRFPESVVQHGVNLGETLLEAEVSENVETPVNCFRKLFVCDVLPLVINNMDMRLPASLMQKYMLKAAEFYIGYVTRGPSPDVQIQGKGSQEAGSLKSPNMSRGSQRYVIDGLSEKSSVVAEPWERLLDILTVVGARCEWQGDKGQRTYVDMLLRVKELCRYLPSLEGETRSRCCSQVVICAALVLFRSAFLYVSSVQPALFQAVNALSSGPWILVEDLSSVYNDLELERGAVKHAHKKRKLADGREKTMSSDDEEGLGKGRGRHIIVTKTEMPSWSETLESFRTARESWDLLHSHDGLETEFKKICASWKTDSWLWFRIFLTDMIIYQGQYRKALSSLHQMAAVLQPQPGQQSPSGQVSLEQHRALIQQASCHYALGEYRLACEKLLDVVGGLSPPNQEPSKTPEDQGRVKAKTRKGNDLRLLPCTSKAVLPFGLQLMLACFKLRAFTDNRDDLSLGHVVVLLQQDWPHGEMLFLKAMDKICQQGGLQYENFFNYVTNIDMLEEFAYLRTPEGGRIQLELLPNQGMLIKNPSPALGVELNTLLLQGVQAMDRHHTVTRGITKGVKEDFRLAMERQVSRCGENLLSVLHRFCINEKIMIIQSLP; translated from the exons ATGTCAGCGCAAAAAGACTGCGAGTTTCTGGTGAGAAGAGCCCGGGAGCTGGTGTCTGATGATCCGTGCGCGGCCAAAGCCTGGCTCATCACAGCCAGGACCCTGTACCCTGCAGACTTCAACATACAG TATGAAATGTACAGCATTGAACGCAACGCAGAGAGGACCGCCTCTGCAGGGAGACTCCTGTATGACAT GTTCATCAACTTTCCAGATCAACCCACTGTGTGGCGGGAGATCAGTGTCATCACAGCTGCCCTACGCGGTGACTCTCAGGACAAGCATGCACAGTTTCTCCGAG GACTTTTTGAGACACTTCCCGGCCGTGTGCAGTGTGAAATGCTCCTGAAAGCCACCGAGCAGTGTTTCAACACATTGGAGAAGGCAgagatgctgctgcttcttctgaagCGCTTTCCTGAGTCTGTGGTCCAACACGgg GTCAATTTAGGAGAGACGCTGCTGGAGGCGGAGGTGTCTGAGAATGTGGAGACTCCCGTCAACTGCTTCAGAAAACTGTTTG TGTGTGATGTCCTCCCTTTGGTCATTAACAACATGGACATGCGCTTGCCGGCCAGTCTGATGCAGAAATACATgctgaaagcagctgaattcTATATTGGTTATGTTACCCGTGGACCCTCACCTGATGTACAGATACAGGGTAAGG GCTCTCAAGAAGCTGGATCGCTGAAGTCACCCAACATGTCCCGTGGCTCCCAGCGCTACGTGATTGATGGCCTGTCTGAAAAGTCTTCAGTGGTAGCAGAGCCTTGGGAGCGGCTGTTGGATATCCTCACTGTGGTTGGAGCTCGCTGCGAGTGGCAGGGAGACAAGGGACAGAG GACTTATGTGGACATGCTGCTGAGGGTGAAGGAGTTGTGTCGCTACCTTCCTAGTCTGGAAGGAGAGACTCGGTCCCGCTGCTGCAGCCAAGTGGTCATCTGTGCGGCACTCGTCCTCTTCCGCAGCGCCTTTCTCTATGTCTCATCTGTACAGCCTGCACTGTTCCAAG CCGTGAATGCGCTGAGTTCGGGGCCATGGATCCTTGTAGAGGACTTGAGTTCGGTGTATAATGATTTGGAGCTGGAGAGGGGAGCTGTGAAACATGCACACAAGAAACGCAAACTGGCCGATGGGAGAGAGAAGACAATG AGCTCAGATGACGAGGAAGGGTTGGGAAAAGGCCGCGGTCGACACATCATAGTAACCAAGACTGAGATGCCCAGCTGGTCAGAGACTCTGGAGAGCTTCCGCACAGCGAGGGAGAGCTGGGATCTGCTTCACTCCCATGACGGCCTGGAAACTG AGTTCAAGAAGATCTGTGCATCTtggaagacagacagctggTTATGGTTCAGAATATTCCTCACTGACATGATCATCTATCAG gGACAGTACCGTAAGGCCCTCTCTAGCCTGCACCAGATGGCTGCAGTGCTGCAGCCTCAGCCAGGGCAGCAGAGCCCCTCGGGTCAGGTCAGTCTGGAGCAACACAGGGCCCTCATACAGCAGGCCTCCTGCCACTACGCACTGGGAGAGTAcagg TTGGCCTGTGAGAAGCTGCTCGATGTTGTGGGTGGGCTGAGTCCCCCAAACCAAGAACCATCAAAGACCCCAGAAGATCAGGGGAGAGTCAAGGCCAAAACGAGGAAAG GCAATGACCTGCGATTGCTGCCCTGCACCAGCAAAGCTGTGTTACCTTTCGGTCTCCAGCTCATGCTCGCCTGCTTCAAG CTCCGTGCCTTCACAGACAATCGTGACGACCTGTCCCTCGGCCACGTGGTGGTGCTCCTGCAGCAGGACTGGCCACACGGGGAGATGCTGTTTTTAAAGGCGATGGATAAAATCTGTCAGCAAGGCGGTTTGCAGTATGAGAATTTCTTCAACTATGTCACCA ATATTGACATGCTGGAGGAGTTTGCATACCTGCGTACTCCAGAGGGAGGTAGAAttcagctggagctgctgcccAATCAGGGAATGCTGATCAA GAACCCTAGTCCCGCCTTGGGGGTGGAGTTAAACACCCTACTACTACAAGGGGTGCAGGCGATGGACAG ACACCACACAGTGACGCGGGGAATCACCAAAGGAGTGAAAGAGGATTTCCGTCTGGCCATGGAGAGGCAGGTGTCGCGTTGTGGGGAGAACCTCCTGAGCGTGCTTCACCGTTTCTGCATCAATGAAAAAATCATGATCATCCAGTCTCTTCCTTGA
- the ints10 gene encoding integrator complex subunit 10 isoform X2, whose product MSAQKDCEFLVRRARELVSDDPCAAKAWLITARTLYPADFNIQYEMYSIERNAERTASAGRLLYDMFINFPDQPTVWREISVITAALRGDSQDKHAQFLRGLFETLPGRVQCEMLLKATEQCFNTLEKAEMLLLLLKRFPESVVQHGVNLGETLLEAEVSENVETPVNCFRKLFVCDVLPLVINNMDMRLPASLMQKYMLKAAEFYIGYVTRGPSPDVQIQGSQEAGSLKSPNMSRGSQRYVIDGLSEKSSVVAEPWERLLDILTVVGARCEWQGDKGQRTYVDMLLRVKELCRYLPSLEGETRSRCCSQVVICAALVLFRSAFLYVSSVQPALFQAVNALSSGPWILVEDLSSVYNDLELERGAVKHAHKKRKLADGREKTMSSDDEEGLGKGRGRHIIVTKTEMPSWSETLESFRTARESWDLLHSHDGLETEFKKICASWKTDSWLWFRIFLTDMIIYQGQYRKALSSLHQMAAVLQPQPGQQSPSGQVSLEQHRALIQQASCHYALGEYRLACEKLLDVVGGLSPPNQEPSKTPEDQGRVKAKTRKGNDLRLLPCTSKAVLPFGLQLMLACFKLRAFTDNRDDLSLGHVVVLLQQDWPHGEMLFLKAMDKICQQGGLQYENFFNYVTNIDMLEEFAYLRTPEGGRIQLELLPNQGMLIKNPSPALGVELNTLLLQGVQAMDRHHTVTRGITKGVKEDFRLAMERQVSRCGENLLSVLHRFCINEKIMIIQSLP is encoded by the exons ATGTCAGCGCAAAAAGACTGCGAGTTTCTGGTGAGAAGAGCCCGGGAGCTGGTGTCTGATGATCCGTGCGCGGCCAAAGCCTGGCTCATCACAGCCAGGACCCTGTACCCTGCAGACTTCAACATACAG TATGAAATGTACAGCATTGAACGCAACGCAGAGAGGACCGCCTCTGCAGGGAGACTCCTGTATGACAT GTTCATCAACTTTCCAGATCAACCCACTGTGTGGCGGGAGATCAGTGTCATCACAGCTGCCCTACGCGGTGACTCTCAGGACAAGCATGCACAGTTTCTCCGAG GACTTTTTGAGACACTTCCCGGCCGTGTGCAGTGTGAAATGCTCCTGAAAGCCACCGAGCAGTGTTTCAACACATTGGAGAAGGCAgagatgctgctgcttcttctgaagCGCTTTCCTGAGTCTGTGGTCCAACACGgg GTCAATTTAGGAGAGACGCTGCTGGAGGCGGAGGTGTCTGAGAATGTGGAGACTCCCGTCAACTGCTTCAGAAAACTGTTTG TGTGTGATGTCCTCCCTTTGGTCATTAACAACATGGACATGCGCTTGCCGGCCAGTCTGATGCAGAAATACATgctgaaagcagctgaattcTATATTGGTTATGTTACCCGTGGACCCTCACCTGATGTACAGATACAGG GCTCTCAAGAAGCTGGATCGCTGAAGTCACCCAACATGTCCCGTGGCTCCCAGCGCTACGTGATTGATGGCCTGTCTGAAAAGTCTTCAGTGGTAGCAGAGCCTTGGGAGCGGCTGTTGGATATCCTCACTGTGGTTGGAGCTCGCTGCGAGTGGCAGGGAGACAAGGGACAGAG GACTTATGTGGACATGCTGCTGAGGGTGAAGGAGTTGTGTCGCTACCTTCCTAGTCTGGAAGGAGAGACTCGGTCCCGCTGCTGCAGCCAAGTGGTCATCTGTGCGGCACTCGTCCTCTTCCGCAGCGCCTTTCTCTATGTCTCATCTGTACAGCCTGCACTGTTCCAAG CCGTGAATGCGCTGAGTTCGGGGCCATGGATCCTTGTAGAGGACTTGAGTTCGGTGTATAATGATTTGGAGCTGGAGAGGGGAGCTGTGAAACATGCACACAAGAAACGCAAACTGGCCGATGGGAGAGAGAAGACAATG AGCTCAGATGACGAGGAAGGGTTGGGAAAAGGCCGCGGTCGACACATCATAGTAACCAAGACTGAGATGCCCAGCTGGTCAGAGACTCTGGAGAGCTTCCGCACAGCGAGGGAGAGCTGGGATCTGCTTCACTCCCATGACGGCCTGGAAACTG AGTTCAAGAAGATCTGTGCATCTtggaagacagacagctggTTATGGTTCAGAATATTCCTCACTGACATGATCATCTATCAG gGACAGTACCGTAAGGCCCTCTCTAGCCTGCACCAGATGGCTGCAGTGCTGCAGCCTCAGCCAGGGCAGCAGAGCCCCTCGGGTCAGGTCAGTCTGGAGCAACACAGGGCCCTCATACAGCAGGCCTCCTGCCACTACGCACTGGGAGAGTAcagg TTGGCCTGTGAGAAGCTGCTCGATGTTGTGGGTGGGCTGAGTCCCCCAAACCAAGAACCATCAAAGACCCCAGAAGATCAGGGGAGAGTCAAGGCCAAAACGAGGAAAG GCAATGACCTGCGATTGCTGCCCTGCACCAGCAAAGCTGTGTTACCTTTCGGTCTCCAGCTCATGCTCGCCTGCTTCAAG CTCCGTGCCTTCACAGACAATCGTGACGACCTGTCCCTCGGCCACGTGGTGGTGCTCCTGCAGCAGGACTGGCCACACGGGGAGATGCTGTTTTTAAAGGCGATGGATAAAATCTGTCAGCAAGGCGGTTTGCAGTATGAGAATTTCTTCAACTATGTCACCA ATATTGACATGCTGGAGGAGTTTGCATACCTGCGTACTCCAGAGGGAGGTAGAAttcagctggagctgctgcccAATCAGGGAATGCTGATCAA GAACCCTAGTCCCGCCTTGGGGGTGGAGTTAAACACCCTACTACTACAAGGGGTGCAGGCGATGGACAG ACACCACACAGTGACGCGGGGAATCACCAAAGGAGTGAAAGAGGATTTCCGTCTGGCCATGGAGAGGCAGGTGTCGCGTTGTGGGGAGAACCTCCTGAGCGTGCTTCACCGTTTCTGCATCAATGAAAAAATCATGATCATCCAGTCTCTTCCTTGA
- the LOC128446531 gene encoding mitochondrial nicotinamide adenine dinucleotide transporter SLC25A51 produces the protein MAVSTMDSESARTPQPQAALSKGGRSMMPTGALSATLGHQGKHYVCGSIAAFTNIMVTFPIQKVLFRQQLHGVLATEAVRQLQRDGLRNLYRGLLPPLLQKSTTVAIMFGLYEDFSRVLLDRAQSSGVPELATRSFAAALAGTAEALLTPFERVQTLLQDHRHHGRFNNTAHTFRTLLTEYGVRECYRGLVPILLRNSPSNVLFFGLRGPIKEQLPEATSRVGHMVNDFVCGGVLGSALGIMFYPLNVVKSRAQSQVGGPFQSCRKVLLTVWRERGGSVAMLYRGAHLNYHRSILSWGIINATYELLLKIV, from the coding sequence ATGGCTGTGAGCACCATGGACTCGGAGTCAGCCCGGACACCTCAGCCCCAGGCGGCCCTCTCTAAAGGAGGCCGCTCCATGATGCCTACTGGGGCTCTGAGTGCTACGCTGGGCCATCAAGGGAAGCACTATGTCTGTGGCTCCATTGCAGCTTTTACCAATATCATGGTGACCTTCCCTATCCAGAAGGTGCTGTTCCGCCAGCAACTGCACGGTGTGTTGGCCACGGAGGCAGTGCGACAGCTCCAGAGGGATGGGCTGAGGAATCTTTACCGGGGCCTGCTGCCCCCACTGCTCCAGAAGAGCACCACGGTGGCCATCATGTTTGGCCTGTACGAGGACTTCTCTCGCGTCTTATTGGACCGGGCTCAAAGCAGTGGAGTGCCGGAGCTGGCCACACGAAGCTTTGCTGCAGCATTGGCAGGAACCGCAGAGGCCCTCCTGACGCCATTTGAGCGTGTGCAGACTCTCCTTCAAGACCATCGGCACCACGGCCGCTTCAACAACACAGCCCACACCTTCCGGACACTTCTGACTGAGTATGGTGTCAGAGAGTGCTACCGGGGCCTCGTGCCCATACTCCTCCGTAACAGCCCTAGCAATGTGCTCTTCTTTGGGCTCCGGGGGCCCATTAAAGAGCAGCTCCCAGAAGCCACTAGCCGGGTCGGTCACATGGTGAATGATTTTGTGTGTGGAGGGGTGCTGGGGTCCGCCCTGGGCATCATGTTCTAtccattaaatgtggtgaagtCCCGGGCCCAGTCTCAGGTTGGTGGACCCTTCCAGTCTTGCAGAAAGGTTCTGCTGAcagtgtggagagagaggggtggtAGCGTGGCCATGCTCTACAGAGGGGCTCACCTCAATTACCACCGATCAATCCTCTCCTGGGGGATCATCAACGCCACCtatgagctgctgctgaagatCGTATGA